A stretch of bacterium DNA encodes these proteins:
- a CDS encoding recombinase A, translated as MPTPARDVLNRLSWRPVTSVPAAPGAPTLAALAGQLSEFSGLGATAGLTMATRLVLDAQQQGEIAAWITPVDRTFFPPDVAESGVDLASLVVVRIPDAIAAARSADRLTRSGAFGLLILDLHGSHTLPPHALARLAGLAQQHHTAIVFVTQKSTDAASLGSLIALHGTTTRVRLEPDAFTCALRIVKDKRRGPWTFEEVCRGPAGLR; from the coding sequence ATGCCGACCCCCGCGCGTGATGTGCTGAACCGACTCTCGTGGCGTCCAGTCACGAGCGTGCCGGCCGCGCCCGGCGCGCCGACGCTCGCCGCGCTGGCCGGTCAGTTGAGCGAGTTCTCGGGGCTCGGAGCCACGGCCGGTCTCACCATGGCAACGCGGTTGGTGCTAGACGCTCAACAGCAAGGAGAGATCGCCGCCTGGATCACTCCTGTGGATCGGACCTTCTTCCCCCCAGACGTCGCGGAGAGCGGCGTGGATCTCGCCTCCCTGGTGGTGGTGCGCATCCCCGACGCGATCGCCGCGGCGCGCAGCGCCGACCGGCTCACGCGATCGGGGGCCTTCGGCCTGCTGATCCTGGATCTGCATGGATCCCACACGCTGCCGCCCCACGCGCTCGCCCGGCTCGCGGGACTGGCCCAACAGCATCACACGGCGATCGTCTTCGTGACGCAGAAATCCACCGACGCCGCATCGCTGGGATCGCTGATCGCGTTGCACGGCACGACGACGCGCGTGCGTCTTGAACCAGACGCGTTCACGTGCGCCCTGCGCATCGTCAAGGACAAGCGTCGGGGTCCCTGGACGTTCGAGGAAGTCTGCCGTGGACCGGCTGGCCTGCGTTAA
- a CDS encoding carbohydrate ABC transporter permease: MNAVEVLQREHVLVEEGARRARSREIRRHVLVYLGLLPFVLITVFPVFWMAITAFKTDNDLVNPTVFPFWFHQAPTLQHFAYLFQHTYYGDWVFNTGAIAVGVSLITLLVGVPGGYALARLQLPGAENMGIAIFLGYLIPPILLFIPLSRIVAITHLIDTKWALILVYPTFTIPYCTWLLSGFFKTIPHEIEEAALVDGCGRLGALIRTVLPVSLAGILTAVIFAFTLTMQDFLYSLVFVSVSDQKPVPLGVATDLIRGDVYFWGSLMAGALLVGVPVAILYSFFMDQFISGITSAAVKS; this comes from the coding sequence ATGAACGCGGTCGAGGTGCTGCAGCGGGAGCACGTGCTCGTCGAGGAGGGCGCCCGACGGGCCAGATCGCGGGAGATCCGGCGGCACGTGCTCGTGTACCTGGGGTTGCTGCCGTTTGTGCTGATCACCGTGTTCCCCGTGTTCTGGATGGCGATCACGGCGTTCAAGACCGATAACGATCTCGTCAACCCCACCGTGTTCCCGTTCTGGTTTCACCAGGCACCGACGCTGCAGCACTTCGCGTATCTGTTCCAGCACACGTACTACGGCGATTGGGTCTTCAACACGGGGGCGATCGCCGTGGGCGTCTCGCTCATCACGCTGCTCGTGGGCGTGCCGGGGGGCTATGCGCTGGCCCGCTTGCAGCTGCCCGGGGCCGAGAACATGGGCATCGCGATCTTCCTCGGGTATCTGATTCCGCCGATCCTGCTCTTCATCCCGTTGTCCCGGATCGTCGCGATCACGCACCTGATCGATACGAAGTGGGCGCTCATCCTCGTGTACCCGACGTTCACAATTCCGTACTGCACCTGGTTGCTGAGCGGGTTCTTCAAAACGATCCCGCACGAAATCGAGGAGGCGGCCCTGGTGGACGGTTGCGGCCGCCTCGGCGCCCTCATCCGCACCGTGCTCCCCGTGAGCCTCGCGGGGATCCTGACGGCGGTGATCTTTGCGTTCACGCTGACGATGCAGGACTTCCTCTACTCGCTCGTGTTCGTGTCCGTGTCGGACCAAAAGCCGGTCCCGCTCGGGGTCGCGACGGATCTCATCCGCGGCGACGTCTATTTCTGGGGGTCGTTGATGGCGGGCGCGCTGCTCGTGGGCGTGCCGGTGGCTATCCTCTACAGTTTTTTCATGGACCAGTTCATCTCCGGGATCACGAGCGCGGCGGTGAAGTCGTAG
- a CDS encoding error-prone DNA polymerase, whose amino-acid sequence MYTPLWCKSAFSFLEGASHPEELVDEAHRLGLRAIALTDRDGVYGVVRAHVTARETGCRLISGAEVTLTDGSMAVLLAQDRTGYANLCRLLTLGRRRSPKGISTVTWAEVCAHARGLIALWGGDRSLLAGESVPDAVAGSVRDAFGDAVYALVTRHRQSTDPRQEARVRNRAARYALPVAAAVEVLYHTPARRPLQDVLTCLRHGTQLADAGRLIKPNAEHAVLSPYAFATLFQDDPDAVARTEEIAARCVFSLDQLRYRYPEERVPVGTTPEAWLRRLVFEGARERYPDTVPTDVAQQLEKELTLIAELDYGGYFLTMWEIVQFCRREGILCQGRGSAANSAVCYCLGITAVDPVRMNLLFERFLSRERAEPPDVDLDIQHNRREEVIQFVYTRYGRTHAAMVANVIRYRPRSAVRDVGKALGIPETGLDRLARLLDYGGAVPPETLQAAGLDPETPAHRHLLRLTNELVGLPRHLSIHPGGFLLGDHPVDEIVPIENATMDDRTVIQWDKDDLETLGLFKVDLLGLGALTHLDLAFQLLRGHRGVAHSMATIPADDQATFAMASRADTVGVFQIESRAQMAMLPRLRPRSFHDLVVEISIVRPGPITGGMVHPYLRRRNGEEKVEYPHPSLIPVLEGTLGVPLFQEQVMRLAVVAADYTPGEADQLRRDMAAWRRTGRIERHRDRLISRMQAKGIAPEFAERVFKQICGFGEYGFPQCCVGETWVLDASTGRWVMIKDVAHGRVRLRTTLACDANLRLRKRRVTGVTSSGPRPVFRVVTALGRSVAATIEHPILTPEGWVPLGALRPGDRIAAARRATAPKPTNGIHQDGMTSREVVPVGVREIVDREVARRPDARQQRTPPTSLRLHEAQPGDVLRWSVARAGRERRSSDRPQLATADVYWDRVTMIQPLGMRDTYDLHVEGDHNFLANDLVIHNSHAASFALIAYATAYLKCHFPAEFTCALLNAQPMGFYSAATIVEDAKRHDIVVRPVDVRQSAWDCTLEPCARAGGMAVRMGLRYVHGLGEDAGTRLVRVRDEAPFASLDDCVRRAGLDRGALAALAEAGAFERFDDNRRAALWEVHGLARRREIALPISVPEPAPALTPLSLREQIAWDYRVAAHSTRGHPLEALREDLRSAGLPDARTVGTLPNGRAVRYAGLVICRQTPGTASGVTFMTLEDETGFVNLVVWERVFERFVTLAKTAVFLGVSGTIQREHEVVHIVARTLWTPSVHHRPPMLRSRDFH is encoded by the coding sequence GTGTACACGCCGCTGTGGTGCAAGAGCGCGTTCTCATTTTTGGAGGGCGCATCACACCCCGAGGAGTTGGTGGACGAGGCGCACCGCCTCGGCCTGCGGGCTATCGCGCTGACGGACCGCGACGGCGTGTACGGGGTGGTGCGCGCGCACGTGACGGCACGCGAGACGGGATGCCGCCTGATCTCCGGCGCGGAGGTCACCCTCACCGACGGCTCGATGGCCGTCCTCCTCGCGCAGGACCGCACCGGCTACGCGAACCTCTGCCGGCTGCTCACGCTGGGGCGGCGCCGGTCGCCCAAAGGCATCAGCACCGTCACCTGGGCCGAGGTCTGCGCGCATGCGCGCGGCCTCATCGCGTTGTGGGGCGGAGATCGGAGCCTGCTCGCTGGCGAGTCCGTCCCGGACGCGGTCGCCGGATCGGTGCGGGACGCGTTCGGCGACGCGGTGTACGCACTCGTCACCCGCCACCGCCAGAGCACCGACCCTCGCCAGGAGGCGCGGGTACGCAACCGTGCCGCCCGCTACGCCCTCCCCGTCGCGGCCGCGGTCGAGGTCCTCTATCACACGCCCGCCCGCCGGCCGCTGCAGGATGTCCTCACCTGCCTCAGGCACGGGACCCAACTCGCGGACGCCGGGCGGCTGATTAAGCCCAACGCCGAGCACGCCGTGCTCTCGCCGTACGCGTTCGCAACACTGTTCCAGGACGATCCGGACGCCGTGGCCCGCACCGAGGAGATCGCCGCACGGTGCGTCTTCTCGCTCGATCAACTCCGCTATCGCTATCCGGAGGAACGGGTCCCCGTGGGCACGACCCCCGAAGCCTGGCTCCGCCGACTCGTGTTCGAGGGCGCCCGGGAGCGCTATCCAGACACGGTCCCGACCGACGTCGCGCAGCAGCTCGAAAAGGAACTGACGCTGATCGCCGAGCTGGACTACGGAGGGTACTTCCTGACGATGTGGGAGATCGTCCAGTTTTGCCGCCGGGAAGGAATCCTCTGTCAGGGACGCGGCTCCGCCGCCAACTCCGCCGTCTGCTACTGTCTGGGGATCACCGCGGTGGATCCGGTGCGGATGAACCTGCTGTTCGAGCGCTTCCTCTCCCGGGAGCGCGCCGAGCCGCCCGACGTAGATCTGGACATCCAGCACAATCGCCGCGAGGAGGTCATCCAGTTCGTCTACACGCGATACGGACGCACGCACGCGGCGATGGTCGCGAACGTCATCCGCTACCGCCCGCGGTCGGCCGTGCGGGACGTCGGCAAGGCGCTGGGGATTCCGGAGACCGGGCTCGACCGCCTGGCCCGGCTCCTTGACTACGGCGGCGCGGTCCCCCCGGAGACGCTGCAGGCGGCGGGGCTGGATCCGGAGACCCCGGCGCACCGGCACCTACTGCGCCTCACGAACGAGCTGGTGGGACTCCCCCGCCACCTGTCGATCCACCCCGGTGGGTTCTTGCTGGGCGATCACCCGGTGGACGAGATCGTCCCGATCGAGAACGCCACGATGGACGACCGGACGGTCATCCAATGGGACAAGGACGATCTCGAAACCCTTGGGCTGTTCAAGGTGGATTTGCTTGGGCTCGGCGCGCTCACACATCTCGACCTGGCGTTCCAGTTGCTCCGGGGCCACCGGGGCGTCGCGCACTCCATGGCGACGATCCCGGCGGACGATCAGGCGACGTTTGCGATGGCATCCCGCGCCGACACGGTCGGCGTGTTCCAGATCGAAAGCCGCGCCCAGATGGCGATGCTCCCGCGCCTGCGGCCGCGCAGCTTCCATGATCTGGTCGTCGAGATCAGCATCGTGCGCCCGGGCCCGATCACGGGAGGGATGGTGCATCCCTATCTGCGCCGCCGGAACGGCGAGGAGAAGGTCGAGTATCCTCATCCGTCGCTCATCCCGGTCCTCGAAGGGACCCTCGGCGTTCCCCTCTTTCAGGAACAGGTGATGCGGCTCGCGGTCGTCGCCGCAGACTACACGCCGGGCGAGGCCGACCAACTGCGTCGCGACATGGCGGCCTGGCGCCGCACCGGCCGCATCGAGCGCCACCGCGACCGGCTAATCTCGCGCATGCAGGCCAAGGGAATCGCGCCCGAGTTCGCCGAGCGGGTGTTCAAGCAGATCTGCGGGTTTGGGGAATACGGCTTCCCGCAGTGTTGCGTGGGTGAGACCTGGGTCCTTGATGCCTCGACGGGCCGCTGGGTCATGATCAAAGACGTGGCGCACGGACGCGTGCGGTTGCGGACCACGCTCGCGTGCGACGCGAATCTCCGTCTTCGCAAACGCCGCGTGACAGGGGTGACATCGAGCGGGCCCCGACCGGTCTTTCGAGTGGTCACGGCGCTCGGACGATCCGTCGCCGCCACGATTGAGCATCCGATCCTGACCCCGGAGGGATGGGTTCCGCTCGGTGCCCTGCGGCCGGGAGATCGCATCGCCGCCGCGCGCAGGGCCACAGCTCCAAAGCCCACCAATGGAATCCATCAGGACGGGATGACGTCACGCGAGGTCGTCCCGGTGGGCGTGAGAGAAATCGTCGACCGCGAGGTCGCTCGACGCCCCGACGCCCGGCAGCAACGCACTCCCCCCACCAGCTTGCGTCTGCACGAGGCGCAACCCGGTGATGTACTGCGCTGGTCTGTGGCCCGCGCTGGGCGCGAGCGTCGATCCTCGGATCGTCCCCAACTCGCCACTGCCGACGTTTATTGGGACCGCGTCACGATGATCCAGCCGCTCGGTATGCGGGACACGTACGACCTGCACGTGGAAGGCGACCACAACTTCCTCGCCAACGATCTCGTGATCCACAACTCGCACGCCGCCAGCTTCGCCCTGATCGCCTACGCGACCGCGTATCTCAAGTGCCACTTCCCCGCGGAGTTTACGTGCGCGCTCCTCAACGCGCAGCCGATGGGCTTCTACAGCGCGGCCACGATCGTCGAGGACGCCAAACGCCACGATATCGTCGTCCGGCCGGTGGACGTCCGGCAGAGTGCGTGGGACTGCACGCTCGAACCGTGCGCGCGCGCCGGCGGAATGGCCGTGCGCATGGGGCTGCGCTACGTCCACGGGCTCGGCGAGGATGCCGGCACGCGCCTGGTACGCGTCCGCGACGAGGCGCCGTTCGCATCGCTCGACGACTGCGTGCGGCGGGCCGGGCTCGACCGGGGTGCGCTCGCCGCCCTCGCGGAGGCGGGGGCATTCGAGCGCTTCGACGACAACCGTCGAGCGGCGTTGTGGGAGGTGCACGGCCTGGCGCGCCGGCGAGAAATCGCGCTGCCGATCAGCGTGCCCGAACCTGCGCCGGCGCTCACCCCCCTGAGCCTCCGCGAGCAGATCGCCTGGGACTATCGAGTCGCCGCCCACAGCACCCGAGGACACCCTCTGGAAGCACTCCGGGAAGACCTTCGGTCTGCAGGCCTACCTGACGCGCGCACTGTCGGCACACTCCCCAACGGCCGCGCCGTCCGGTACGCGGGGCTCGTCATCTGCCGGCAGACGCCCGGTACTGCGTCGGGCGTGACCTTCATGACGCTCGAGGACGAGACCGGCTTCGTCAATCTCGTCGTCTGGGAACGCGTCTTCGAGCGGTTCGTGACGTTGGCTAAAACCGCCGTGTTCCTCGGCGTCTCGGGAACGATCCAGCGAGAACACGAGGTCGTCCACATTGTCGCCCGGACGCTGTGGACGCCGTCGGTCCACCACCGCCCGCCCATGCTCCGAAGCCGGGATTTTCACTAG
- a CDS encoding extracellular solute-binding protein — MARKADRQSRTRSVRRITRRQLLTAAGAGVAGAALLPLVAPWKAGAAPAQIKGSSLRILTWSHFVPAYDTAFDKYANDWGVANDVTVRVDHIPIDQLPARVASELAAGAGHDIFQQNGVIQTTLYYQHMVDVSDVCEKLGAQAGGWIPMAKQVGSVNGHWYAMPEFFIPQPMLWRSDLFKEYGLAGPDTWDHCRTAGRIGKSKGHPTGIQISHCNDSNHDWRAIFYAFGVKEADPSGKEVLWDSKELRAAMRFGKALYDEAMTPEVLSWDNVSDNRYLDSGVAIWIHDAISAIRSIQDSNPDLYAKVNISGPWIEPMGPVMRAPVVDPTTLAIWSFSKNQAAAKAFLEQYGGDVKFSLTASKGYNMPYLQKWYTKPMPALGADPKVGYLQEWGKAALWFGYPGPAAAPAAEVLATFVVPDMMARYVRTGDLEASVKWGVGQIKGIYAKYK; from the coding sequence ATGGCACGAAAGGCAGACCGACAGTCTCGTACACGTTCCGTCCGGCGGATCACCCGGCGTCAGCTTTTGACCGCCGCAGGAGCAGGTGTTGCAGGCGCGGCGCTCCTCCCGTTGGTGGCGCCCTGGAAGGCGGGGGCGGCCCCGGCGCAGATCAAGGGCAGTTCCCTGCGCATCCTCACCTGGAGCCACTTCGTCCCTGCCTACGACACCGCGTTCGACAAGTACGCGAACGACTGGGGCGTGGCGAACGACGTCACGGTGCGCGTGGACCACATCCCGATCGACCAGCTGCCCGCTCGAGTCGCTTCAGAACTCGCCGCGGGCGCCGGGCACGACATCTTCCAGCAGAACGGCGTCATCCAAACCACCCTGTACTATCAGCACATGGTCGACGTCTCCGACGTCTGCGAGAAACTCGGCGCTCAGGCCGGCGGCTGGATCCCGATGGCCAAGCAAGTGGGTTCCGTGAACGGCCACTGGTACGCGATGCCCGAGTTCTTCATTCCCCAGCCGATGCTGTGGCGCAGCGATCTCTTCAAGGAGTATGGCCTCGCGGGTCCCGACACATGGGATCATTGTCGCACGGCGGGGCGCATCGGGAAGTCCAAGGGACACCCCACGGGCATCCAGATCTCGCACTGCAACGACTCCAACCATGACTGGCGCGCGATCTTCTATGCCTTCGGGGTGAAGGAGGCGGACCCGTCGGGTAAAGAGGTGCTGTGGGACTCGAAAGAGCTCAGGGCGGCGATGCGGTTCGGGAAGGCGTTGTACGACGAGGCCATGACCCCGGAAGTGCTGTCGTGGGACAACGTCTCCGACAACCGGTATCTCGACTCCGGCGTGGCGATCTGGATCCACGACGCGATCTCGGCGATCCGGTCGATCCAGGACAGCAACCCCGACCTCTACGCCAAGGTCAACATCTCCGGCCCGTGGATCGAACCGATGGGGCCCGTGATGCGGGCGCCCGTCGTCGACCCGACGACGCTCGCGATCTGGTCGTTTTCCAAGAACCAGGCGGCGGCGAAGGCGTTCTTGGAGCAGTACGGCGGCGACGTGAAGTTCTCGCTCACCGCGAGCAAGGGCTACAACATGCCGTACCTCCAGAAGTGGTACACGAAGCCGATGCCGGCGCTGGGTGCCGATCCGAAGGTCGGCTACCTCCAGGAGTGGGGCAAGGCGGCGCTGTGGTTCGGGTACCCCGGCCCCGCGGCCGCGCCCGCGGCGGAGGTGTTGGCGACGTTCGTCGTACCGGATATGATGGCCCGCTACGTCCGCACCGGAGATCTGGAAGCCTCGGTCAAGTGGGGGGTCGGCCAGATCAAGGGCATCTACGCGAAGTACAAGTAG
- a CDS encoding DNA polymerase Y family protein, translating to MDRLACVNVPEFPMQILLRDHPEWRGTPAAVLEEDRPQSPVVWVNDHARRAGVRPGMRFAAALALSPTLNTGCVSPVHIAQEQDRLIARLRKFTPDIEPADEPGMCWVGLTGLEHLYPSPERWADAIRADLQETGMQATVVIGFTRFGTYAVAQISQGTRIFHDPADERTAAMDVPLARLALAPELRDTLAKLDVTTVRALVRLPEAGLLERFGVEPYRLHQAVGARSTALRPSAEPLPVRARRTLDTPETDLSRCLFVFKQMLDPMLATLAARGAALAALGIRLKFDRHGWQADHVRPAAPTLDSVQVLDLVRLRLETVRLSQAPAEAQRAAAGIVDIELTAEAVLATHEQLRFFGVHPHRDLAAGNRALARLRAELGEQAVVRARLRDGHLPESHVTWEPVAALTLPRPTLVPQRTLVRRIWTHPVPVATATTRQHDGWLILGTAYGAVDDLLGPYVVSGGWWVREVDRAYHFAQTRRGDLLWVYHDRRRRRWFLHGQVE from the coding sequence GTGGACCGGCTGGCCTGCGTTAACGTCCCGGAGTTTCCGATGCAGATCCTCCTCCGCGATCACCCCGAGTGGCGCGGGACGCCCGCCGCCGTCCTCGAGGAAGATCGACCGCAGAGCCCGGTTGTCTGGGTCAACGACCACGCCCGCCGGGCAGGAGTGCGTCCCGGCATGCGGTTTGCCGCCGCACTAGCGCTTTCTCCAACCCTCAACACGGGATGTGTCTCTCCCGTCCACATCGCGCAAGAACAGGATCGCCTGATCGCCAGGCTCCGGAAGTTCACGCCGGACATCGAACCGGCGGACGAACCCGGGATGTGCTGGGTCGGCCTGACCGGACTCGAACACCTCTATCCCTCGCCGGAGCGCTGGGCCGATGCGATCCGCGCGGATCTCCAGGAGACCGGGATGCAGGCGACCGTGGTAATTGGGTTCACCCGCTTCGGCACCTACGCCGTCGCGCAGATTTCCCAGGGCACGCGGATCTTTCACGATCCCGCCGACGAACGAACGGCGGCGATGGACGTCCCGCTCGCCCGTCTCGCGCTCGCCCCGGAGCTGCGGGATACGCTCGCCAAGCTCGACGTGACGACCGTGCGCGCCCTAGTGCGGTTGCCGGAGGCCGGACTCCTCGAGCGGTTCGGCGTCGAGCCGTACCGGTTGCATCAGGCGGTCGGTGCGCGGTCGACGGCGTTGCGGCCGTCCGCCGAGCCCCTCCCCGTACGCGCTCGGCGCACACTCGACACACCGGAAACCGATCTGTCCCGATGCCTCTTCGTGTTCAAGCAGATGCTCGACCCGATGCTGGCCACCCTGGCCGCCCGGGGAGCGGCGCTCGCCGCGCTCGGGATCCGGCTCAAGTTCGACCGGCACGGATGGCAGGCGGACCATGTCCGGCCGGCCGCCCCGACGCTCGATTCCGTTCAAGTGCTGGATTTGGTCCGACTGCGCCTGGAGACCGTCCGGCTCTCCCAGGCGCCCGCGGAAGCGCAGCGGGCCGCAGCCGGGATCGTCGACATCGAACTCACGGCCGAGGCAGTCCTCGCGACCCACGAGCAGCTCCGGTTCTTTGGCGTCCATCCGCACCGCGATCTCGCCGCCGGCAACCGTGCGCTGGCCCGCCTCCGGGCCGAGCTCGGCGAGCAAGCGGTGGTCCGCGCGCGGCTTCGAGACGGCCACCTCCCCGAGTCCCACGTCACGTGGGAGCCGGTGGCCGCGCTCACGCTCCCCCGCCCCACCCTTGTGCCGCAGCGGACGCTCGTCCGGCGCATCTGGACGCATCCGGTGCCGGTCGCGACGGCCACGACGCGGCAACACGACGGATGGCTGATTCTCGGGACGGCGTACGGTGCGGTGGACGACCTGCTCGGTCCCTACGTCGTCTCCGGCGGCTGGTGGGTCCGCGAGGTGGACCGCGCCTACCACTTTGCGCAGACCAGGCGCGGCGACCTCTTGTGGGTATACCACGATCGGCGGCGGCGGCGGTGGTTCCTGCACGGCCAGGTGGAGTGA
- a CDS encoding sugar ABC transporter permease, with translation MAQVMLGASTPGVAARSHRGPTMSRRRREIGLAYLLLAPALVLVFGVLVYPLGWQVWTSLTDWFAGNTVVRFVGVANYAALLRDADFWRAAVNTVGYIAITTVLKLAVGIGIAVLLARPFPGRALAFVAAFLPWAYPAGPAEMGWFWFLMPPVHASYGEFMARLHFAVDDALGVGTWGFLSVILLNVWRGGSFVGIFLLAARNGIPDQLFEYAALEARNAWQMFWRVTVPIMRPFLALAAFLSLTSAVADLSNIWMQSGLREVYPIVWTQAMHLALNGGRWALASAETLAVLPVLLAVLLLCFRLFEPLEEDPS, from the coding sequence ATGGCGCAGGTCATGCTCGGCGCGTCGACCCCCGGGGTCGCGGCCCGGTCCCACCGCGGTCCGACGATGTCCCGGCGGCGCCGCGAAATCGGTTTGGCATACCTGCTGCTCGCGCCGGCCCTGGTGCTGGTGTTCGGGGTCCTCGTCTACCCGCTCGGCTGGCAGGTCTGGACCAGCCTCACGGATTGGTTCGCCGGGAACACCGTCGTCAGGTTCGTCGGGGTGGCGAACTACGCGGCGTTGCTTCGCGACGCGGATTTCTGGCGCGCCGCGGTCAACACGGTTGGCTACATCGCGATCACGACCGTGCTGAAGCTCGCCGTCGGCATCGGGATCGCGGTGCTGCTCGCGCGGCCCTTCCCCGGCCGGGCGTTGGCGTTCGTCGCCGCGTTCCTCCCGTGGGCCTACCCGGCGGGCCCGGCGGAGATGGGGTGGTTCTGGTTCCTGATGCCACCCGTCCACGCCTCCTACGGGGAGTTCATGGCACGCCTGCACTTCGCCGTGGACGACGCCCTCGGCGTAGGGACGTGGGGGTTCCTGAGCGTGATTCTTCTCAACGTCTGGCGGGGCGGCTCCTTTGTCGGCATCTTTCTTCTGGCCGCTCGCAACGGGATTCCGGACCAGTTGTTCGAGTACGCTGCGCTCGAGGCTCGGAATGCGTGGCAGATGTTCTGGCGGGTGACAGTGCCCATCATGCGCCCCTTCCTCGCGCTGGCGGCGTTCCTGTCGCTGACGAGCGCGGTGGCCGATCTCAGCAACATCTGGATGCAGTCCGGCCTGCGCGAAGTCTACCCGATCGTCTGGACGCAGGCGATGCACCTCGCCCTCAACGGCGGGCGGTGGGCGCTCGCGTCCGCGGAAACCCTCGCGGTGCTGCCTGTCCTGCTCGCGGTGTTGCTGCTGTGCTTCCGTCTGTTCGAGCCGCTGGAAGAGGATCCGTCATGA
- a CDS encoding sugar ABC transporter permease: protein MAHADVALTGPPKIRHRSFTRERLRFGYSLLAPAMLYMTLLVGVPFFFSLYLALSDASVGNQVAGYVGLGNFFAIFQDDTFRLALRNTLSFTVIAAIFKIVLGTLMAFLLLQEVRGRKLIRSLVVLPWTLPVAISALAWKWMFDPQFSAINYVGTHLHLIGGWPNWLGDPTLARAAVITVNVWRGFPFAAIVILAGFSAVPPELLDAGKVDGANFLLRYRYIVLPVITPILFVGLLFDTVFTLSDLSIVYLLTGGGPENFTEILPTRALEIGIQAGALGRGAAIALVLFPLLLPVVYVLLRNLRRQGGV from the coding sequence ATGGCACACGCCGACGTCGCGCTGACCGGCCCGCCGAAGATACGTCATCGCTCGTTTACGCGGGAGCGATTGCGGTTCGGCTATTCGCTTCTCGCACCGGCCATGCTGTACATGACGCTGCTGGTCGGGGTCCCGTTCTTCTTCTCGCTCTATCTCGCGCTCAGCGACGCGTCCGTCGGCAATCAGGTCGCCGGCTACGTCGGACTCGGCAACTTCTTCGCCATCTTCCAGGACGACACGTTTCGCCTGGCCCTCCGGAACACGCTCTCGTTCACGGTGATCGCCGCGATCTTCAAGATCGTCCTCGGCACGCTGATGGCGTTTCTCCTGCTCCAGGAGGTCCGTGGTCGGAAGCTCATCCGGTCGCTGGTGGTGCTTCCGTGGACGCTGCCGGTGGCGATCAGTGCGCTCGCCTGGAAGTGGATGTTCGATCCACAGTTCAGCGCGATCAACTACGTCGGCACGCACCTGCACCTCATCGGCGGCTGGCCGAACTGGCTCGGCGACCCCACGTTGGCGCGCGCGGCGGTGATCACGGTCAACGTGTGGCGCGGATTCCCGTTTGCGGCGATCGTGATCCTGGCGGGCTTTTCCGCGGTGCCGCCGGAACTGCTCGACGCGGGGAAGGTTGACGGGGCGAACTTCCTGCTCCGGTACCGGTACATCGTGCTGCCGGTCATCACGCCGATTCTGTTCGTCGGCCTGTTGTTCGACACGGTGTTCACCCTGTCCGACCTCAGCATCGTCTACCTCCTGACCGGCGGCGGGCCGGAGAACTTCACCGAGATCCTGCCCACCCGCGCGCTAGAGATCGGGATCCAGGCGGGAGCGCTCGGTCGCGGCGCGGCGATCGCGCTGGTACTGTTCCCGTTGCTGTTGCCCGTGGTGTACGTGTTGCTCCGCAACCTTCGGAGACAGGGTGGCGTATGA
- a CDS encoding carbohydrate ABC transporter permease: MTARRQFNRVVQGALLLLLVAYSIFPIYMVTIESVKPEEEDVFGSPLYVAHPTLDWYRGLFDDEEWFVAGGVTRRTVPFVLWAGNTALVFGTALVLILATSVAAAYGLARLRPPGWRWWRRALLAMFLVPQTLLFLPLYQVVFRVHLDDNLLSLVLTYPMLAIPFCVWLLSACFQRLAPEIEESAYIEGAGRLTAFLRIVLPMTWPVLVAAGLFALGVMSNDFMFAGVFLPNQWHQTIAAGMSTMDVSLEDLTVVAGVTAGSLPVVLIAALLAGTYTRGLTAAMLEGA; encoded by the coding sequence ATGACGGCGCGGCGCCAGTTCAATCGGGTCGTCCAGGGCGCGCTGTTGCTGCTGCTCGTGGCGTACAGCATTTTCCCGATTTACATGGTCACGATCGAGTCTGTGAAGCCGGAAGAGGAAGATGTGTTCGGCAGCCCGCTGTACGTGGCGCACCCGACCCTCGACTGGTACCGGGGGCTGTTCGACGACGAGGAGTGGTTTGTCGCCGGAGGCGTGACCCGGCGCACGGTGCCGTTCGTGCTGTGGGCCGGCAACACGGCGCTCGTGTTCGGGACCGCCCTCGTGCTGATCCTGGCCACCAGCGTGGCGGCCGCGTACGGTCTCGCACGCCTCCGGCCCCCGGGGTGGCGGTGGTGGCGGCGCGCGCTGCTGGCGATGTTCCTCGTGCCGCAGACGCTGCTGTTCCTGCCGCTGTACCAAGTCGTGTTCCGAGTTCACCTCGACGACAACCTGCTTTCCCTCGTGCTGACGTATCCGATGCTGGCGATCCCGTTCTGCGTGTGGCTCCTCTCAGCGTGCTTCCAGCGGCTCGCGCCTGAGATCGAGGAGTCCGCGTACATCGAGGGCGCTGGCCGGCTGACGGCGTTTCTTCGGATCGTCCTGCCGATGACATGGCCGGTGCTCGTGGCGGCGGGGCTGTTCGCGCTCGGCGTGATGAGCAACGACTTCATGTTCGCCGGGGTGTTCCTGCCGAACCAGTGGCACCAGACGATCGCCGCGGGCATGTCCACGATGGACGTGAGCCTGGAAGACTTGACCGTCGTGGCGGGCGTGACCGCCGGCAGCCTGCCCGTGGTGCTGATCGCCGCGCTGCTGGCTGGCACCTATACGCGTGGCCTCACGGCCGCGATGCTCGAAGGGGCGTAG